CCTGCGTAGCCAATCATGATGCTACCAAAGATAAGATCCGGCAGTCCCCAAGGTGAAACAGTATGCATAGAAAGCCAAAACTGACTAGGGATTGGTTTTAATAATACAAAGTCTAATGTGCCTTCTTGCACATGGCGGACAATACGATTCAAGTTCGGGGCCAGAAAGGTGGCAGAAAATCCTTGCAGTAAAGTAAAAATCCCTACAACTACTAAAGCGGCTTCCCATGACCAGCCACTAAAAGTGTAGCCATTACCATAAAACAAGAATAGTCCGAACAGGCTACCTGCAAGATTACCTAAACTGCTGAGGGTAGCAATGAGGAAGTTAATGCGATATTCCATTTCAGCAGCAATGGCAGCACTCCAAAATCGTCCTAATACTTTCAAATATCTTCGCATTTTGCACCCGAAACTCAATATCTACTGCTTGTGATCACATTTTTATGATTACAAAATAACTTTACTTAAACTTAATATTATTTTTGATTCAGAAAAATTGCTGAATGTTAAGATTTTGTATGCCTACTGTTATAAAGATAAGAAATTATATGCATTTAGATTTACCACAACTGATTAAATCACTTGGCTATTTTGGAGTATGGGGGATTATATTTGCTGAATCTGGTTTATTAATTGGTTTTTTTCTGCCTGGGGACAGTTTATTATTCACTGCGGGATTTGTCGCATCTCAGAATTTATTGAATATTTGGATTCTGATTGGTGGTGCTTTTATTTGTGCAGTTTTAGGTGACAATGTTGGCTATGCTACTGGCAATAGATTTGGTAGAAGGTTATTTCAGAAGGAAGATTCATGGTTATTTCACAAAAAACATATTGTGAAAACCCAAAAATTCTATCAAAAACACGGTAAGAAAACGATTGTATTAGCAAGGTTTGTACCAATTGTACGAACTTTTGCGCCGATTGTAGCCGGACTCGGTGCTATGCATTATCGGACATTTATGTCTTACAACTTAATTGGCGGCTTCATTTGGACATTTGGAATTACTTTTTTAGGGTTTTTCTTAGGTAAATCTTTGCCACCGGAACAGGTAGACAAATATTTATTACCCATTATTGGATTAAT
This region of Nostoc sp. UHCC 0302 genomic DNA includes:
- a CDS encoding ABC transporter permease translates to MRRYLKVLGRFWSAAIAAEMEYRINFLIATLSSLGNLAGSLFGLFLFYGNGYTFSGWSWEAALVVVGIFTLLQGFSATFLAPNLNRIVRHVQEGTLDFVLLKPIPSQFWLSMHTVSPWGLPDLIFGSIMIGYAGRRLNVGISNYLVSLVPLFFGLVILYSLWFILGATSIWFVKIYNATEVLRGLLEAGRYPIAAYPTAYRFFFTFVMPVAFLTTIPAEVILGRGQITWLIGASVLALVLFLVSTWFWRFALRFYTSASS
- a CDS encoding VTT domain-containing protein, which codes for MHLDLPQLIKSLGYFGVWGIIFAESGLLIGFFLPGDSLLFTAGFVASQNLLNIWILIGGAFICAVLGDNVGYATGNRFGRRLFQKEDSWLFHKKHIVKTQKFYQKHGKKTIVLARFVPIVRTFAPIVAGLGAMHYRTFMSYNLIGGFIWTFGITFLGFFLGKSLPPEQVDKYLLPIIGLIIVVSLLPSILHLVQEGRANKQ